Genomic DNA from Candidatus Poribacteria bacterium:
CGGTTCGGTCAGGTCGGTTTCAAATTTGACGTTCCTTTCCGTAGATCCGCCCTCCATTTCATTACGGGCTGCGTGCTTTGTCCGACCTTTAAGAGGTTCTTGCATACCTAATTTTCCTTTATTTCAGTATGACGAGTCGTCTTGTCTGTTTGAATGTCGGCGTTTCTAACTCACAAATGTAAACGCCACTCGCCACCTGTTCTCCTAACTCGTTTTTGCCGTCCCAATACGATGCTTCACCGCGGCTCAAGTAATACCCAGCAGTTTGATGTCCAGCGAAGAGTGTCCGCACCATACGTCCTGAGGCATCATAGATGCGTATCGTGATGTCACTATCTTTTGCGAGTTGGTACGGGATCCACGTCTCTGGATTAAACGGATTTGGATAGTTGGCATGGAGTTTTGTATCTAACGGTTCTTCAATAGATATCAACCATACTTTTAAAAAACGTTTGACTAATTCCTTATGTGTAGCATTTGTTGAGACTTCTTCAATCTTTCCGTAAAAGGAAACGAGCAACGCGGTGTCAGCATCCGATAAACGGCTTTCAGTAGATCGATACTCCTTATGATATGGTGCGGCTGCAGTCTCTCGGTTGCTCTCAACCGATCTGAGAATCCAGACGAGATCTAAAATACTTACTTCACCATCTTTGTTGACATCTGTCCGAGGTTTTGTTGGTGGACTTTCCCCGAAATGCTTAACAACCAGAACAAAATCAAGTATATCTACTCGACCATCCTGATTGACATCTGCAGAGAGAGTTGTTCGTCCGTCAGCCTCAACAACTCGTAATACTTGGTTCACGGGTACATCCTTCAATATTTGAACGATGCCGCTGGGCCAATGGATGATCAGTTCACTGACAGTTTGGTTCTGGGCAAGTCCAAAATGGATGCGTTTCTGGTCTTGTTGACACCAATGGATACCGCCGCCGTTTTCTCGGAGCTGGGTCTTGCCATCAGGCGTCGTCGCGAAAAGCCTTGCTCCAATTCCATCCCGATTGGAAACGGTTCCTTCTAAATCAATCTGAAGCCAGTTATTGCCACCACCGGTGTTGTGGAAAAGTTGATCTGGTCCGTCGTTAAAAGGGAAGCCTCCATAGCCATTGGTAACGAAAAGGTCGAGATACCCATCGCGATCGTAGTCAGCCATTGTAACACTGTGTCCCTTGCCTTGTACGTTAGCTGCAGCTCCACCTGCGTCAGGCACTTGAAGGAAGGTGCCATCCCCTTGGTTTTCATAAAGTTGATTGGGAAGATTCCCGGCACTACTTAACCGGACGATATATAAATCCAGATCCATATCATTATCAAAATCGCCAGTCGTGACAGAGCGTCCACCCAGGAACTCGTTAGGTCCGTTGGCAGTAATTTTCCTACGAAACCCATTTCCGGTATTGATTAAAAGGACAGATGCTGGATTGTAGAAAAGCTCCGTCGGAGAAAAGTTAATCCGTTCCACCTCAGATATCGACCCTTCCGTTGAAACAACTGCATCGAAACCGGTCCAATTGTTCGTATGTGACATCTTATAGTATAACAGGGTCCACTTCTCTGTTGCAGGATCATATCCTATATAAATGCCAAATAAATCAAATTCGGGACGTTCTTCCAAACCGATAACTTTAGGATCATCAGGAGATAAAACAAATTTAAAGGTTCCAGCATTGCGAACCGGATCGGCCCCTGCAAATTCACCGTCAAATTCTGCCAACCGATGCCCGTCAGATCCAATAGATATGAGAGATGGACGCGGTTCCCAAACCGAATAAATTTCAAAACGTACATCGCCTTCTGCTTTAAAACTGACTCCCTTTTCGCCTCGGTTATTTCGAATATTGAGCCTTAATGTCGCGGCATCTACCTGTTCAACGTAAGAATTATAGACACCTCGAACCAGAAAGGCATCTGAGCGCAAATCACCATTGAAATCAGCATACACAGCATCATAAACGCTGTATTGTTCAGGGAAATTAAATGTTGACCCTAATTCTTGAAAAGGGGTAACCGATATATCATACACCCCCCGTGGGTAAGGTCCACCACTCACAATTAGGTCCATCTTCCCATCCCCTGTTATATCAGAAAGGTTGGCAAATTCCACACTGTCTTGGAATAACGATTCATGGGGACCGCTTACCCCGAAAAATCCGGTTTGTTCCTGTTGAAACAATATCGAGGCGATGGGTGAATCGATATCTGTTCTGAGTCTACCCGTTAACATGAGATCTAATTTCCCGTCGTTATTGAAATCCATCCAAATAGGTGTCCGTCCTCGCATCAGTGGGACATCAACACCAAGCTCAGAACCCCGCTCAATAAGCATACCATTCTCGTTCAGATAGAGATGATTTTCACTCTTTGGGTCGGGAGCCCTAACGCGTCCTCCGTAACTCCCGGATAGCAGAATCAGATCTTGGTCCCCATCATTGTCAAAATCTGCCCATGCCGCGCCGTGCGTATCCACAGCTGGATTCGCGTTCCAAACCGTGTCAATAATGTCCGTGAAAGTTCCATCACCGTTGTTACGATAGAGACTCGGTTTGTGCCTGTGATTGGTAGCCCATAAATCCAAGTAGCCATCGCCGTCAAAATCCGCCCAAGCGTTGCCCCAACTTTCACCGATTCGTGTAATTCCAGCCTGTTGTGATACCTCTTCAAACTGAATATCACCTGACGCAGGGGATAGCAAGCAGAAAATGGGCAACAACGAAATAGTTATCAGTTTTAAGAGAGGATTTGGTTGAACAATATGCTTCTTTAACCGACAACCGACAACCGATAACTGATAACCAACAGAATAGATAGGCATTAAAATGCTACAAAAATTGTTGATAGACATTCATAATCCTTTCATAGTGGACATCGGCATTAAACTCTGTCTCCATCTTTTGGCGACCCATGCGCCCCATCTCGACAGCCTCGTTCTTATGCTCAGAAATCCATAGAAGACGCTCTCGAAGTGCTTCTCGCCCACCCGATGGAACGAGAAACCCATCAACGCCATCTACGATGAGTTCTGGAATCCCACCTATATCAGCACCAATGACCGGCTTGCCGTAAGCATAGGATTCTAAAACAGACATCGGACAGTTCTCATACCACTCTGATGGCAAGATTGTACAGATGCTATTCAGAATGAGTTCCCGGAGCTCATCGCCCTGCTTAAAACCGAGGAGGTGAATATGATCACATGCGTTCTCTTTAACGATCCGCTGAATCTCGGGCATTGCTTCACCATCGCCGACGATGTAGATCGGGACTTGCTTGAGCGGTGCTGCCGCTTCTATCAAGGTCAAAATCCCTTTGCTCCGGTGCACCCGTCCGAAGTAGAGGATATAGTCTCCTACGTCGAAATTCGGTGTGATGTTAGAGACATCGACAAAGTTATGAACGGTTGAGATTTGGTCTTCCGGGATGCCGTGTGAGATCATTTTTTTCCGAAGGAAATGAGAGACGGAAATGAAATGGTCGAATTTCTTGACGGCACCGAGGATGCGTGATACATAAGACTCCGTGACGCTCAACGCAGTCCGTGCAAGTGAACCCCTGTTGCACCGTTTTGGGAGCGCGCGCCAAAAGTGTTTACCTTCACACGCCTCGCAAATTTCATCGTTTGAGAGATGGCTATAAACTGGGCAGGTTAACTTGTACTCATGTAACGTCTGAATGAGCGGAATTCCGTCTTTTTTTAGTACTTCCAAGATTGAAGCAGTAAGTTTACCGTAGTAGATATGGAAATGCGCGAGGTCGATATCCGTGTCTTTCAATAACCGTCGAATTGATTTAACGGCATCGTGTGAATATAAAAAGCGCAATAGGTCCCCTGCTCCGGGATGCTCGAAGTCGGCACCGCGCGGGAAATAGTGTTCCCATTCGGAGGGTTCGTTATTAGGGTTTGCCGCTGTGAAGGGCACGACCCGATGTCCGTGTTTTTGCAATAACTCGGCGAGGGTAAAGAAGTACCGATCGGAACCGCCACGGACATAGTAGTTTTGTGAGACGTTCAGAATTGTACTTTTCATTTTCACCATCATTCACTCCTGCTATAGATCGATGAGAAGTGCGGCGATCCGCGCATCTGCGAACGGTTTATAATAGACTGTGCCTATCTGTTTGGTCGTCAGCACCGGATCAGCAGCATCTACAATAACATTCGCTATCTCGGTAGTATCTGAATTTCCCCACCAATTATTGGTTACTATCAAGTCAAATTTTACATTCAGACGGAGTGCGAAGATATTTGTGTTCAGATTGTTGTTTTGAATAATAGATTGGACATTTTCACAGAAGATACCTGTCTCGTTTTTGGTGATATTGTTTTTCTCAATCTTCGGACGCGTTTGGCGTCCGATAGTGCTGATTCCGATATGATTGTCCGTCGAGGGCGATGGCGGTTTTATTTTCACGAAGGATGCACGCTGCTACAGTCGGGGATGTCGTTTTGATGTCAAGGGCGACTGTGGCATGTTCGATAACCGCCCCTCTGACAAAACTCTCTAAACCGTGTGTGTGGTCAAAGACGATACCAATCCAATCGCCGGGGGTAGGTCCAACATTATCCGATGTGAGATGCACAAGTCGAGTTACTGGGTCTTGATCTAAAGGTGTTCCGATCTTTAAAATACCTCTTACTGTGAGAAGGGCATCCCGTCCAAATTTAACAGTCGTGCCGGGTGGGATGTTGAGGGTTACATTCTGTGGAATCTCCACTGTTCCCTGTACAATATACGTTTTTTCGGGGTCCCACGTTTCATTCTCAGTGAGTCGATGATCTTTAAGAACAACTTCAGCATTATCTCCAGGGGGTCCGAGAATCGGGGTTTCTTGCGTCGTACAGCCTATACCCACCGCTAAACCCAAACAGAAAATTAATAGGTAGTATATTAATCGAATTATCATTTTTCTTTCGCTGCTTCCTATTTTGTAGGGTTCGTTGCAGTTTATGGAGATTTTCATCAAAAAATTTGGATACGAATGTTGATCTTAGCCACAATACTTTAGAGTCTTGGATCAACCGCCTCACTTTCGAGTGCCAGAATTCCGAACACACATTCATGAACACGAGACAACGGTTCACGATGCACAAAACGTTCAAGTGCCTCAACACCCAAGGCAAACTCTCGGAGTGCGAGGGAACGTTTGTGAGAGAGTCCACGGGAACGTAAGCGTTCTAAATTTCGAGGTAATGTATATTCAGGTCCATAGATTATCCGCAGGTATTCACGACCTCGACACTTTACGGCGGGTTGGACCAATCCTCGCTTGCCTTGAACAATAAAATCCAGAGGCTTGATGACTACGCCTTCACCGCCCTGCTCGGTGAGTTCTTCCCAGCGATGGATTGCCTCAGTTTGGCTTGTGTCATCGCTCAGATCAACCACCCCGTAGGGAGTTGCCAGCAACAGGGTGTCCTCAGAATTTTGACAGAGTTTGCTAAGCATTTCCATGTGCCACAGATGGTCTTTGTTGAAATACACCTCGCCCTCTGTCGCAAGTAGGTGGAATGGAGCCAATTTTAGGTCTGCAACGGATTGGACGTGCCAGCAGTATTGCTGATAAGCCTTGATATATTCGGTTACTGCCTTTGCGCGTTGACGATAATCATCCAATATAAAATTTGCTTCAATGCCTCGTTCGGCAGCCGCTTCCAAGGATGCAACTGCTTCCTCCAACGCGACACGAGCCGATGCGCCTACCGACGCATATTGTTGACGTAACAACTCCTGAGCCTTGACTGACCAAGGCATTAATTCACAATCAAAACAGATCCAATCTGTATTGAGCGTCTCCCAATAACCGGCTCTGTCCACTGCAGTTTTCACCTGTTTCAACAATTCGGTTTCAATATCAGCATCATTAAAGAATCGTCTGCCGGTGCGTGTGTAACAGATACCAAGGATGTTGTCCGCAATACCAAACCGATTTTTTGCGGTTTCTGGATCACGGCAAACGACAACGACAGCGCGTGACCCCATGTGTTTTTCTTCCCAGATGACCTTGGATATGCCCTGCTTTCGATAATAAGTGAACGCTTCCGTTGGATGTTCGAGCACATCTGGTTTGTTCGTTGTTTCGGTTGGAGACATGGTCGGTGGCAGATATATAAGCCATTTTGGGTTTACAGCGAAACGACTCATTACCTCCAGTGCGGTTATTGCATTCTCTTCACGGATTGTGACGTTGTGATGTAATCGGGTGCTGATAATACGTTTTCCGAGGACCTCATCAATGTTTAGGATATCATCAGACCGCTGCGTTTCGACAGGACGGAGTCCGGAATCCGAGTTCCCTCCGACAAGAAGTGGCTTAGCCGGTTGATAATACATTTGGTGTGCTGGGATAGACACGAGTTCTTTTTCAGGGTATCGCAATGCTGTTAGTTTTCCACCAAAAACACATCCGGTATCAACGTTGATTGTTCGATTTACCCATTGCGGCTCGGCGACTGGCGTGTGTCCATAGACAACCATTGCATTGCCGCGATACTCATCAGCCCAATTGCTCCGAATCGGCAAGCCGAATTCATCGGTTTCGCCAGTTGTTTCGCCATAGAGTGCAAATTCACGCACGCGTCCGGATGCCCTGCCCTGTAATTCCGCCTTCATTCCAGCATGCGCAACGACCAACTTCCCGCTGTCAAGTACGTAGTGGCTCACCAAGCCATTTAGGAATTCCGTGATTTGCGTCCTAAATTCGGCAGATTCTTCCTCCAATTGAGAGAGCGAATCCGCCAATCCGTGTGTCGGATTCACATTCCTGCCGCGAAGCGCGCCAACCAACTTTACGTCATGATTCCCCGGCACACAAAGGGCTACTCCGGTCTTTTGCATTCCCATGACTAAGCGCAATACTTCGGCGACTTTTGGACCTCGGTCAACAAAATCCCCAACGAAGATTGCTTTCCTGCCTTGCGGTGACTCAACAATGGTTTCACCGTTTGGCGACGTTGAGATTTCATAACCGAGTTCTTTGAGCAATTCGACAAGTTCATCGAAACAACCGTGAATATCACCAATGATGTCAAAGGGTCCCTGCTCGCTTGTGCGGTTCACCCACAATGGCTGTCTTTCTACACGGGTAGTTTCAACAGCCTCCGGTGTGGACATGACATAGGTGAAGCGCCGAAAACCTTCGCGTTTGAGATTGCGCAGCGAACGGCGGAGTTGCTGGCTCTGTTGGCGAACGACGTGAGGTTTTAAATTTCGGTCGGGACGTGCCTCGTTTCTTTCCTGACAGAGTTTTGTCGGCATGTTAAACACAATGGCAACGGTTAAGCAGTGGTATTCGTGCGCCAGTGCCAGCAAAGGCTTCCGTGCCTCAACCTGGACGTTCGTTGCATCAATGACTGTTAATTTCCCTGCAGCGAGTCGTTTCGAGGCGATGAAGTGCAGGACCTCAAATGCATCGTTTGTTGCAGTCTGGTCGGTCTCATCGTCTGAAACAAGTCCTCTGCAGAAATCCGATGAAAGAATCTCGGTCGGTTTAAAATGCTTATGTGCAAAGGTGGACTTGCCTGACCCAGAAGGTCCAATAAGAATTACAAGTGAAGGTTCAGGAATTTTCATATTTTAATTTTACCTTGCAGATAAGCAACAGGATTTGTACTTGACGTTTTTCGTGTTCGAGCCGAAAAATACCCAAGCAAAACATCCTTCCACTCCGTTTCAGGCTTGTGCTTTGGATTATGGAACTGCGTCCGTTCTATTCATCAATTCCTTGGGTAAAGACCGCCATCTGCGTCGGTGGACCAACGTCTTCAGTCTCTGGTCCGACCGGGTGAAATGCGACGGTGTAATCGAAGCGTTTAGCAACATCTGTTGCCCAAGATTGAAACTCGTTCCGTGTCCACTCGAAACGGTGGTCTTTATGTCGAAAGGGTCCAGCCTGCAGATTCTCAAATTGGACGTTGTACTCTATGTTAGGTGTGGTCAACACAACCGTCCGAGGACAAGCAAACTCGAAAATCACCCGCTCAAAAGCGGAAAGTCGTGTCAAATCTAAGTGTTCGATTACCTCTATAACTGCAGCTGCATCGTATCCAACCAAGCGTTTATCTCGATATCCGAGCGATCCTTGGAATAGGCGAATCCGCTTTTTCTGTTTCTCAGGTAACCGATCGTAATGGAGCCGTTCCTGCGCGATTTTCAGCACATGATGTGAAACGTCCATTCCGACAATCTCCTCAAACCGTTCCTCAGCCAACAATTTACGAAGAAGTTTTCCTTCACCACATCCCAAATCAAGAACACGTCTCGCGCCAGACTTTTTAAGGACTTCAGTGACGCTATGTAAACGGACTTCGTTTAGACCGATACGTTCTTCGACGAGTTCTTCTTGTGCTTGACGGTATTCGTCAGTCTCTTGAGCATCTTCTTCACGCAATTGGACAAGTGCCTCACGAGTGAGTTGCCGTTGATGCTTCAAGTAGCGACGGACAATAAATTCTTGTTCTGGATGAGCGGAGAGCCAGTTATCACCATGCTTTAAGAGTTTTTCGATTTCTGCATCGCCAACCCAGTAGTGCTTCTCATCGTCAAGGACAGGAATCAAAACGTAAAGGTGTGTGAGGAGTTCGCTCAACGAACAGGTCTTTTCGAGTGTTACCGTAAAATAACGGCTTTCGCCCCAATCCGGAAATTGTGTATTTAGCGCGTGCTGTTCTGCCTGAATTGTATAACCGAGCGGCTCGAAAAGCCGCCGCAACAACTTCTCTCCGCCGCGACACGGCAGAATGGATAACTTCGCGCTGAGAGGAATCGCAGTCTTCACGAGTTCTGGACGTTCTTTGCACTTGGCGGACAACGCGCTGCTAAATACCCGTGCGATTGCAACACTCAAAAACGACGAAGCGACGTAAGGGCGATCATTGACGTACTGTGATAGCGCGAAATTTTCCGAAACCTGCCTGCGAGGTCGGCGGACAAGTCCAACCGAATCAACGTCGAGCAGCAGTGCTACCGTGCACATTCCGGTATGTGCCTCCGGATAAAAGACATGTGCCTGACCAAAGGGAAGCCCAAAGGATTGGATTCTCGCTGGGTGTTTATGCAACAGATAACCGAGGTCTGTCGCAGGAGAATATGTGGTTGATATTGTCAACAGCATATTTTAATTTATTGCCTCTGGGCACCGCTCCATTTCATTACGCGGTGGTCTCTGGTTAATTCGAGAACCCGCTTTAGATGATGAGAGGTCACTGACTTTACCAAAAACCTGCGTGAAACGAAATTAGGTTTCTTTAAATGGCATAATTTGTCTTCGCTTTACTTATGGAACATAACCCAGATTTAATCGTTAGAAAATCCTCAGCGGTGCAAGCATTAGATAATACAAATCAGCCCTTAAGTCCACCTACATTACATTATACCTTCCTTACTGGAGCCCGTCAAGTCTTTACAGCGTCTTTCAGAGACATTCGATCCCCAGTTGTCAGTTTTGGGATTCAGTAAGTTCCAATGCATGACATTTGTTTTAAACCTCAAAAAGCAGTATAATAGAATCAACCTTTCTTATCTAACATTTCACACTACCAAATATGATGGAAGCCACGCTCGGAGGATATTGTAAAATGGCGGATTTTGATTCTCACTCATATACACCGGTATACCCGGGTCCAAACGACGATCTGCTTGAGGCACAAGCACGAGTTTGCACGGGACCGCACCAGACGCGTCCGTTAGGTATAAGTCCTTCAGATTTTCCCCAACCGGAGCCACTACTTGAAACGCTTCTGAAATCCCTTAGAGGCGAACTCCCGGAATCGGATGCAACTTCAGAGGCACAGATGGGTGCGTTTTTTGCGGCGATGACACTCCGCGCCTATTTCCCAAAAGCAACACAGTGGAGTCCAGCAGAACAAGCGGCATTTCGTAAATACCGTTCAGCACTGACAGAGCAACTGCCTCCGGAAATTCAATACCTCATGAACCCTGAGCACGGCTATGTACCCGCGAATTCGACAGAAGCACTGGTCGTAAATGCGTTAGAAAAGATTCTACGGGCAAAACATTTAGGCTATACCGAAACCCGCGAGATGTGTAAAGCCATCCTTAGCGATGACGTGAAACCCGCTTTCAAAGGTGCTGCGCTTATCGGACAAAGAATGAACCGCGAGACCTATCAGGAGGTGCGAGGGTATCTTGATGCATTTTTCGGACCCGAAGCGGTTGAACCGATTGACATTGCGGAATTAACACACTTTGGGCAACCTTATGACGGCGCAACTCGCTACTTTCGCCCGACCTTGTTCGTCGCTGCAGTGCGTGCCGCACTCGGCGAAGCATCACTCCTCCACAGTGTCGATGCGATGCCCCCGAAAAATGGTGTAACAGAGGAAACTATCCTGAAGGCACTCGGCGCGAAAACGCAATTATCACTTGCCCAGACGGCTTCACTGATTACAGATGAGTCGGTGGGATTCGGATATATCAGCCAGCGCGAGTACTGTCCGTCCGCCTATAACTTGCGCGAACTGCGGGTACACATCAAGAAACGTCCACCTTGGGCTGCGACTGAGAAAGCACAACAGTTCTTTTCGGCACGAGAAGCAAACTACATGGTGCTTGGCTATTATCACATCGGTTACGAGAAACCACTGCTCCAATTGGCGTGGGAACGTGGATTTGATGCGGCGGTTGCTGTGAAGGGAGAGGAAGGGACAAGCCACTACGCACTCCGACTCGGGAAGCCTTCTACGAGCGATAGGATGGCAAT
This window encodes:
- a CDS encoding VCBS repeat-containing protein, which gives rise to MSINNFCSILMPIYSVGYQLSVVGCRLKKHIVQPNPLLKLITISLLPIFCLLSPASGDIQFEEVSQQAGITRIGESWGNAWADFDGDGYLDLWATNHRHKPSLYRNNGDGTFTDIIDTVWNANPAVDTHGAAWADFDNDGDQDLILLSGSYGGRVRAPDPKSENHLYLNENGMLIERGSELGVDVPLMRGRTPIWMDFNNDGKLDLMLTGRLRTDIDSPIASILFQQEQTGFFGVSGPHESLFQDSVEFANLSDITGDGKMDLIVSGGPYPRGVYDISVTPFQELGSTFNFPEQYSVYDAVYADFNGDLRSDAFLVRGVYNSYVEQVDAATLRLNIRNNRGEKGVSFKAEGDVRFEIYSVWEPRPSLISIGSDGHRLAEFDGEFAGADPVRNAGTFKFVLSPDDPKVIGLEERPEFDLFGIYIGYDPATEKWTLLYYKMSHTNNWTGFDAVVSTEGSISEVERINFSPTELFYNPASVLLINTGNGFRRKITANGPNEFLGGRSVTTGDFDNDMDLDLYIVRLSSAGNLPNQLYENQGDGTFLQVPDAGGAAANVQGKGHSVTMADYDRDGYLDLFVTNGYGGFPFNDGPDQLFHNTGGGNNWLQIDLEGTVSNRDGIGARLFATTPDGKTQLRENGGGIHWCQQDQKRIHFGLAQNQTVSELIIHWPSGIVQILKDVPVNQVLRVVEADGRTTLSADVNQDGRVDILDFVLVVKHFGESPPTKPRTDVNKDGEVSILDLVWILRSVESNRETAAAPYHKEYRSTESRLSDADTALLVSFYGKIEEVSTNATHKELVKRFLKVWLISIEEPLDTKLHANYPNPFNPETWIPYQLAKDSDITIRIYDASGRMVRTLFAGHQTAGYYLSRGEASYWDGKNELGEQVASGVYICELETPTFKQTRRLVILK
- a CDS encoding glycosyltransferase family 4 protein, producing MKSTILNVSQNYYVRGGSDRYFFTLAELLQKHGHRVVPFTAANPNNEPSEWEHYFPRGADFEHPGAGDLLRFLYSHDAVKSIRRLLKDTDIDLAHFHIYYGKLTASILEVLKKDGIPLIQTLHEYKLTCPVYSHLSNDEICEACEGKHFWRALPKRCNRGSLARTALSVTESYVSRILGAVKKFDHFISVSHFLRKKMISHGIPEDQISTVHNFVDVSNITPNFDVGDYILYFGRVHRSKGILTLIEAAAPLKQVPIYIVGDGEAMPEIQRIVKENACDHIHLLGFKQGDELRELILNSICTILPSEWYENCPMSVLESYAYGKPVIGADIGGIPELIVDGVDGFLVPSGGREALRERLLWISEHKNEAVEMGRMGRQKMETEFNADVHYERIMNVYQQFL
- a CDS encoding polynucleotide kinase-phosphatase, with product MKIPEPSLVILIGPSGSGKSTFAHKHFKPTEILSSDFCRGLVSDDETDQTATNDAFEVLHFIASKRLAAGKLTVIDATNVQVEARKPLLALAHEYHCLTVAIVFNMPTKLCQERNEARPDRNLKPHVVRQQSQQLRRSLRNLKREGFRRFTYVMSTPEAVETTRVERQPLWVNRTSEQGPFDIIGDIHGCFDELVELLKELGYEISTSPNGETIVESPQGRKAIFVGDFVDRGPKVAEVLRLVMGMQKTGVALCVPGNHDVKLVGALRGRNVNPTHGLADSLSQLEEESAEFRTQITEFLNGLVSHYVLDSGKLVVAHAGMKAELQGRASGRVREFALYGETTGETDEFGLPIRSNWADEYRGNAMVVYGHTPVAEPQWVNRTINVDTGCVFGGKLTALRYPEKELVSIPAHQMYYQPAKPLLVGGNSDSGLRPVETQRSDDILNIDEVLGKRIISTRLHHNVTIREENAITALEVMSRFAVNPKWLIYLPPTMSPTETTNKPDVLEHPTEAFTYYRKQGISKVIWEEKHMGSRAVVVVCRDPETAKNRFGIADNILGICYTRTGRRFFNDADIETELLKQVKTAVDRAGYWETLNTDWICFDCELMPWSVKAQELLRQQYASVGASARVALEEAVASLEAAAERGIEANFILDDYRQRAKAVTEYIKAYQQYCWHVQSVADLKLAPFHLLATEGEVYFNKDHLWHMEMLSKLCQNSEDTLLLATPYGVVDLSDDTSQTEAIHRWEELTEQGGEGVVIKPLDFIVQGKRGLVQPAVKCRGREYLRIIYGPEYTLPRNLERLRSRGLSHKRSLALREFALGVEALERFVHREPLSRVHECVFGILALESEAVDPRL
- a CDS encoding 3' terminal RNA ribose 2'-O-methyltransferase Hen1, which encodes MLLTISTTYSPATDLGYLLHKHPARIQSFGLPFGQAHVFYPEAHTGMCTVALLLDVDSVGLVRRPRRQVSENFALSQYVNDRPYVASSFLSVAIARVFSSALSAKCKERPELVKTAIPLSAKLSILPCRGGEKLLRRLFEPLGYTIQAEQHALNTQFPDWGESRYFTVTLEKTCSLSELLTHLYVLIPVLDDEKHYWVGDAEIEKLLKHGDNWLSAHPEQEFIVRRYLKHQRQLTREALVQLREEDAQETDEYRQAQEELVEERIGLNEVRLHSVTEVLKKSGARRVLDLGCGEGKLLRKLLAEERFEEIVGMDVSHHVLKIAQERLHYDRLPEKQKKRIRLFQGSLGYRDKRLVGYDAAAVIEVIEHLDLTRLSAFERVIFEFACPRTVVLTTPNIEYNVQFENLQAGPFRHKDHRFEWTRNEFQSWATDVAKRFDYTVAFHPVGPETEDVGPPTQMAVFTQGIDE